In Chitinophagaceae bacterium, the DNA window CGATTTCTGCCAGCGGCATTTCAAAAGTAACTTCCACACGGGAAGGAGTAAGGTAGGATTGATTTTTTAACATGCCTCTTTTACCAATGCATAGTGACATAATTGAACCAAGATATTCTGGTTTTGTAATCACTTGTGCTTTGATATATGGCTCTTCCACACGTTCCAGTTTAGTCGGATCTTCAAGATCACTGGGATTATTTACAATCTTCATATTACCATCCGTGGTGTATGAATGGTAGGAAACGTTGGGCACTGTGGTGATCACCGGCATATCAAATTCCCTGTCAAGCCGTTCCTGGATGATTTCGAGGTGAAGCATCCCAAGAAATCCGCAACGAAATCCAAATCCTAATGCCAATGAAGACTCAGGTTCAAAAGTCAAAGAGGCATCATTCAAACGGAGTTTTTCCATTGAATCGCGCAATTCTTCGTAGTCATCCGTATCCACCGGATACACCCCTGCAAACACCATGGGTTTAACTTCTTCAAAACCATGAATGGAGTCTTTGCAGGGATTATTTTTTAGTGTGAGCGTGTCGCCGACTTTCACTTCGCTGGCGTCTTTTATACCGGTAATGATGTAACCTACATCGCCGGTTTTAACGATCTCTCGTGGTGAACGCTCCAATAGTAAAACACCGATTTCTTCCGCCACATATTCACTTCCGGCATTGAAAAATTTTACCTGGTCATTCTTTCTAAGTTCTCCGCTAAAAATCCGGTAGTAAACAATAACACCACGGTACGAATTAAAGACAGAATCGAATACCAATGCCTGCAGTGGCGCTTTTGGATCGCCACTTGGAGCAGGTATGCGATGTACAATGTTTTCCAGCACTTCGTCTATTCCTAACCCTGTTTTTCCACTGGCAAGTAAAATATCTTCTCGTTTGCAACCAATAAGATCCACGATCTGATCACACGTTTCTTCAATCATGGCGCCATCCATATCAATTTTGTTGACAATCGGAATGATTTCGAGATTGCTGTCTATTGCCAGGTAAAGATTCGAAATAGTTTGTGCCTGAATTCCCTGTGACGCGTCTACTAACAATAATGCACCTTCGCAGGAAGCTATTGCCCTCGACACTTCATAACTAAAATCCACATGTCCTGGTGTGTCAATAAGGTTTAGTACATATTTTTCACCCTTCAGCTCATACAACATTTGAATGGCGTGACTCTTTATGGTAATACCTTTCTCTCTCTCAAGATCCATGTCGTCCAGCACCTGGTTCATCATCTGCCGTTCTGTAATCGTCTTGGTCTTTTCCAATAATCTGTCAGCCATAGTGCTTTTTCCATGGTCAATATGTGCTATGATGCAGAAGTTCCGAATGTTTTTCACGGCGCCAAAGATAGCTTTTGAATTCGGGATGCGGAAAGAAGAGTTTTGTGACGTGGGTTACAATTTACAAGTTAAAGGCCTTCCAACTTCGACTAATCGGAATCTTTTCCCTAACCTAATTTTCGGAGAGGACGTGAAAATCATATAAATTATTTAATCCAGATGATAAAATTAAATCAGCTACCTGGAAAGATCAGATGTAATTTGCAGCTACAGAATTTCAATTTTTGGCCAGTTGGAACTAATCCGTTATTTTTTCACCATGAATACAGCCAGACTTCCCAGAATTGCATTGTATGTACTTGCTCTACTGTTCCTTGTGCTTTCATTTGTTATTTTAAATGAACTGAGCTTTTATCTTATTCCTGCAACGTTTGCAGCATTATTAGCTATGCTGATGTTGCCACTTAACAGGTTGTTGGAGAAATGGCGGTTCCCCCGAGTGCTTGCAATTGTAATTTCCTTATTGGTGATCTTGGTGATTCTGGGAGGAATAATTACACTGATTTCAGTGCAGGTTGTGAACTTCATGAAAGACTTACCCACCATTGAACAGCAACTCAGGGATAAGTTCACCGATTTTCAGGCTTTTGTGCAACAGGTTTCTGGCTTCACGGTAGAAAACCAGATGGAATTTATTGATAAAGAAACCACCAACATATTATCGACTGCTGATAAATGGGGCACCGGTATATTATTGTCAACCGGAGGCACACTGGCCGCCTTTGGAATCATGATTTTACATTTTATTTTATTCCTTTTGTACCGTCAACGCATTAAAGGATTTTTCCTGGGACTTATTGATAAAGGTCACCATGACAAAGCAGCTCAAGTGATAGAGGAAATCACCAAAGTAACCAGACAATATCTTACAGGTGTAGTGATTGTTATGGCCATCATGTCTGTACTTAACTCAGTTGGACTTTTGCTTTTGGGAATTCAGAATGCTATTTTCTTTGGAGTGCTGGCCGCCATTTTAAATATCATTCCTTACATAGGCGTATGGATTGGGGCAGGTCTTCCGATCATACTGGCATTGATAACAAAAGAAAGTTTCTTTTATCCTATTGGTGTGTTGGGAGTGTTCCTTTTTAATCAGTTTATAGACAATAATTTCCTTACCCCGCGCATTACGGGCTCGCAGGTAAAAATCAATGCACTTGCTACAGTGGGTGTTATTCTGATTGGAAATTTGGTTTGGGGAGTTGCCGGTATGATACTTTTTATTCCGCTACTCGGAATTGCAAAAATTGTTTTCGATAATGTAGATCAATTGAAACCATTCGGTTTTCTTATAGGAGAGGATGAGACACCGAAACGATCTGTGCTTGCTAAAAAAATGCGGCTTGAAATGCGAAAGAGTAATGATAGGAAAGAGGCAAAATGATTTCCACTGAATTCAGTCCTGTTTTCCCTTCTCACCAATA includes these proteins:
- a CDS encoding AI-2E family transporter: MNTARLPRIALYVLALLFLVLSFVILNELSFYLIPATFAALLAMLMLPLNRLLEKWRFPRVLAIVISLLVILVILGGIITLISVQVVNFMKDLPTIEQQLRDKFTDFQAFVQQVSGFTVENQMEFIDKETTNILSTADKWGTGILLSTGGTLAAFGIMILHFILFLLYRQRIKGFFLGLIDKGHHDKAAQVIEEITKVTRQYLTGVVIVMAIMSVLNSVGLLLLGIQNAIFFGVLAAILNIIPYIGVWIGAGLPIILALITKESFFYPIGVLGVFLFNQFIDNNFLTPRITGSQVKINALATVGVILIGNLVWGVAGMILFIPLLGIAKIVFDNVDQLKPFGFLIGEDETPKRSVLAKKMRLEMRKSNDRKEAK
- the lepA gene encoding elongation factor 4, coding for MKNIRNFCIIAHIDHGKSTMADRLLEKTKTITERQMMNQVLDDMDLEREKGITIKSHAIQMLYELKGEKYVLNLIDTPGHVDFSYEVSRAIASCEGALLLVDASQGIQAQTISNLYLAIDSNLEIIPIVNKIDMDGAMIEETCDQIVDLIGCKREDILLASGKTGLGIDEVLENIVHRIPAPSGDPKAPLQALVFDSVFNSYRGVIVYYRIFSGELRKNDQVKFFNAGSEYVAEEIGVLLLERSPREIVKTGDVGYIITGIKDASEVKVGDTLTLKNNPCKDSIHGFEEVKPMVFAGVYPVDTDDYEELRDSMEKLRLNDASLTFEPESSLALGFGFRCGFLGMLHLEIIQERLDREFDMPVITTVPNVSYHSYTTDGNMKIVNNPSDLEDPTKLERVEEPYIKAQVITKPEYLGSIMSLCIGKRGMLKNQSYLTPSRVEVTFEMPLAEIVFDFYDKLKSISKGYASFDYHPIGYRPGDLVKLDIKLNSENVDALSALIHKDRAYDFGRRICEKLKELLPRQQFVIAIQAAIGQKIIARETISALRKDVIAKCYGGDISRKRKLLEKQKKGKKRMRQIGNVEVPQSAFLAVLKLED